CCCAATGTTACAAAACCTTCAGCTGCTGCTGCAAAGTCCTCGGCACATGTGCGCCTCGCCTCTTGCCAAAGGATAGCTGGTATCTCtattgcttcaggagcatctgcaagttcttcagctcctcctcagtCATCAACAGGCCCAACcatgctgaagacaaaggccactgctggacgaggcacaaggccaagtccACACAAGAAGCAGATTGCCTTTCATGTGCCGTCTagtgaagatgaagctgatgatgaggaattagcagaaatcatcagagacggACAACAACGgaccgctagagccaaaggaagtgatGTGCCTCTTCCATTTCCTCCGGGACGGAAGTAGAATGGGcgctggatcccaagttgatccttgacttcattgatctctagcacaaggaccccaacactcctatgcctgacttcaatcttacacctggccaaagtcatatgctgactgccttcataggcgaagaaaaatggaagtttgaaaaggccaggcaactgaagaaagctcagtacaaggaGCGATTTCTGAAGAAGCATGTTGTCACTATGACTCCTGATGAACTTGTAGCCATGCAAACTGAGATCAAAGCACTCGGTGATGAATTTGACTCGTATCGTGCAGATTggctaggagccaaagtcagattcgtcagaaTGGCGAAgggattcacctcaaatgttgcagccccaatgcaacgtgaaattcctcaggctgaagcatctgcacagccaactgaagaacatgccagcacggctgatgacaatcaggctgttgATGATTCTAAAAGCACCAGGGCTAATGAAGAAactccagccgctgaagaaactgccagcgcaacctctagtgttgcgcctgaagaacaagccaggccagttgaagcatctgctactatgcctgaagaaactgatcaagtcagggcaactgcaccggttgtgcctgaagaaactgcaccaatttCCTGTGCTCCTCCTGCACAGACAAGcatcaaccttccttctgcatcagaagcgaagaaaaccaaagctgcggagcgagcagctgtgaagaaaaggaaagcatctgcttcctcagagtcttcagctccaaagaaagtgaagactttgacgagctcttATGCAAACCCAAtagatgttgttcctatctcaagcatgccatcaaaggagattgttccctttagtgaggaatatgtgattccaagcaagtccgatgaagaaaatccttctgctgttTCATTAGAGCAAATAGATGAAAAAATTGAAGTGGACAACATCACTTCAACACCACTGgtatcctcgcccatgcctcagttcacagctgaagaggcggACGTTGAAGAAATtggtgaggaagatgaagatgtggatattgggtctACAACTCCaattctgaatgatgactactgggaaagtcatcaccccaattcaccactgACCACACCactacaacaaattcctcagtcccctgctcaaacagaagaaattcacatgggatctgaagaacatcaagcatctcttctcactattCTTGAAGAAGTTCCAGCCACCGGAGCTGATGATTATGTTGttgaagaaatggagacccaggTTGCTGCTGATGACATTgctcctgaaattcctcagcatgtgGCTCCAGTGGCTATACCTCCAGAGGCTGTGAAGACATCAActgcaaatcttcagcccaagccacagaATCCTCACTCCAAGAAGGAGAAGTTCAAGGTTGAAGACTTCTTCAATGAACATcaattcttcactgattacaatccatatgactctgcaagACTTAGACGCAAGCGCTTCTGGACAACGAGTCAAATGAACTTCTATTCCTCACTGCTGTTTGagaaggacaagatctttgaccatgagcaaattcctcatgtggatatggagtcactGCCATGCTTCACCACAGTCCTCAATGTTCTACATGACGCTGGGCTTCTCAATTTCTGCACCGACATCtacgactggaatgaagaactcattcttcagttctatgccacactgcacatcacaggcaacgttgaagatgtcaattcatgggtattggactggatgacagaaaatactcactacaaagcaccggcctctgaattgcttcatgccatcACAGTCAGTCCTCCTCCAGAAGGTGCAGTGCTTCTCTATAATGAACCTGAGCTCTCCAAccatctgatgcaagtgctgatgaagccattgaagccaggccaagctccaaggaccaaattccctCGTTAAgaaattgctctatgtgccaaggacagtatacaaaatattgaccaaaaccctcagtccgatcaagggccacaactctgatgatgaagaggttgttggcatcatgaagaatctgcttttcaacatcatacatggtattcctatcaattaccatgatttcttcatgaggactttggccaatgtcgCTCTATCaccgtttgaattgaagccttacgctccctggatcatgagattcatcagatcaaggtcttcaatcaactacaaggctgattttcaaaatcatctcagctatttgcccccaattgaagtcctcaaaaggactatttcctcggctgatgagaagggcaaggttgctgtcattgatgaaggcactcatccattggatggacagtttcgtaAAGCTACctcatattccaccaatgatgactctgccacacatgattctgccgcAAATGCTttaaagcaaaatcctcaagccactgctccaagggtgatgactgatcatgagcttctcctcggtcttcatcagaaggtcgatcacaaccacaaatgggtcaagcgtcagtttggttcaattcttcagaacatgacgaTCACGCAGAACACTGTGAAGAGGAACCATTACgacctccatgaagtttttgatcgcacctgggctgtattgtctcacctctacggtgaagaagatctcaagcaaatgggcttcaagcaggactttgactggtctcaaccaccttcaaagaaattcaagaaggtcaaagttcctcacttggtggccagttcatactcttcatcgcgcgagactgatgaacatgaagatttgaacgacactgcggtaggccctacttcaacggacgaccccaacaacgctggcgctcctccatcgtcTTCATGATGATatttcttcaggggcgttagtcctcattttttgtcccttttggtcattcaatgacagagggggagaaatttgagttagtcttcaagcgggtctattatatgggcgtttttttactaagttacaactctcgttcttctgaagatttttgttgatcgagttgtaaacttaagtccgatggtggtctgatacttttgatctgttcttctgcatgctatttcctcatatatgttaatgcacgcatgctgaattacgtcagacaccatatttcatcatgcatttcaaattcttcatatcatatgttaaatgcgtgtatgatttacaagatatagggggagatctccaagattctactctacaatgtgcattgctattcaaagcaaattcctcacttatgcacatcttcagggggagttcttctatatcttgcaatcatattcttcaatatcagtatttacacttcatatgtttatacccattgaaaacttaacctatattgtcatcaatcaccaaaaagggggagattgtaagtgcatctagtgccccttagtgattttggtgtattgaaaacttataggttaagggactattgagtttgtgagtgtacacgggtctataagtctatgaggagtttgatatttacatagaaagtcgacccctaaacatgaatgtcttcaactgaagactttggctttctgaagactttgaaagtgaagaatttggtgtgatcctgaagacttgttattcatgcgaggattatgaagcgtgaagacttttgttttcgtagttttattttctctttcttgagtcataggaaacactgtactgttaaagggggccaaggtaaaactaaggaaaagtttccaagtgatgctcatctcaaaatcctacacctaccaatccttttgagtgaagccattggaaatctcatacggttcagtcaatttcttcagtgatagagacgaagatctttcggtctctgaggaatttgttcagattgaggagttaggaattcgtcagtgcggattgcctacaagtgaggaacatgatagccccgaggaatttgatagtcaaatttccgaccgttgttgtgctatgcgccagctgtcccaaaatatctacccacctaacggtcatatcattgaagggcatttatgtattatcatgtcgggctgctccctaggctataaatagccgcgccctacaaccactagctggttggctgctccgcgagaaactgacacttgtcattgagagcatcccatcctccgaggactttgagcgaaaatcatcaagtgaggaaaacccaaacccaaacacctacaaacccaaagtgattgagcatcactgaagagattgttcctgtgtggaaccaacacttgttacctttgaggactgtgcatcctccagacggttaggcgtcatggtctagagcatccaagaggaaattgtggatcgcggagtgaccaagtctgtgaaggtttggaagtcacctgaagacttaccacgagtgtttgggcgaggtctgtgtgaccttagctcaaggagaatacggtgaggactgtgtgtcctcaggtttaaatacctagccgctccaaccagacgtacgactgtcacagcagttggaactggtctaccaaatcactgtcttcatcgagctactggttctatttcctcaaccctttcatttcctcattcttgtgttgaagtacttgatcgttattgtttgaagactttgattgaagactttcacaatttcctcaatcctatttctccAGTCAGTTtttcttcagcctgcttatcatgtgtttacgctacttgtactttgtgcttgttttcatttcatcatgatgactgtgctactgctctgttatgcttgcatctgagtacttattccgctgctagttgttcgtgacttaggaatttcctcacctcaaaattcctcagtgacgaatttgtaaaaatcgcctattcaccctcccccctctagtcgatataacgcactttcagctaaGCTCATCTTCGTGACTGTTCCTTTACCTGTTGTATCTGGCCTTGAGTGTTTTGTGTGGGGGTGTGGTATGGTGTGGTGTTGAGTTGTTTGCGATGATTGTAATCGGtgatggttgctttataatataaagcagggggaaaccctttttcgataAGTTCACCTTTTCTTTCTATATCCTTTTGCTAATGCAGTTTGGTTCAGACATCAATGGTGCCTTAAGGTGGACAATTTTGTAGCTCCTCCGGACACTTTGCAATGCATCATTACTAAAATTCTTTCTATGAATTACATTATGCTTCTTTCCATAATATTTTCACTTTCTTATGGTGCCTTTGGAAAAATAGGAATGATTGTCTTTTTCAGAGGAAGATCTCTATGCCTTATTAGGTGCACTTCATGGAGAAGTCTATATCTTCTTCCAGAGAGTTGGTGGAGAACCTCAAGCATGTCCTTGCTAATTTGGATCAGAACATGAACAATACTACTTCTGATGTGATGCCTATGTAGGGGCACAATTTAGCTCGTGATCTTCTTATTACAGGTAAAAAGATCTTTTCCGAATGCGTCTTGAAAGAACACAAGTATTCCTGGCAGGGGCCAATCTCCGACAACAAGTTTTGGAGTTCCCATTCATGTGGTGGATGAGATTCAAGCCTCTATGGATTAAGTCTTACTTACATTATCTGCTGAAGTTGGAGCTCTATGTCTTATGTTGTCGTTGAAAGGCATCCTGGCCTACAAGGAGCAACTTTCTTAACAGATAACTTGACTTTGGCTAAAGCAACAACTCTCAAGAGCATCAATTCTTCTCATTCTAGATGGGAGATGAGATAGCAACTTGCAGCGTTTATCTTAGTTATTGATCTACAATTGTGCTCACATAGTTCTTACTAGTCAAGTAGATCATGCCTTAGTTGTTTTAAACTTGCTCATAGTCATCTCGCAAAAAAAAACTTGGTCATAGTCACTCTAATGTCCTTTTCTTGCTTGCTGAACTGTCTTGGGGTGATGATCCATGTTGTAACTTGTCCCTGAGCAATCCTCAAAAAACAAACTTGTCCCTCAGCAAAGTTTGATGAAACTTGACGCCTTGGGCGCCTCTGGTTTGTTAAAAAAAATGTGCGATGGCAGCAGCCGTAATTTCGGGGAGAAGATGAGGCATGGCATCTTGGTGTAAATAGCTACTCCCTTCATTCAGAAATACTTATCTTCGAAATGGATAAAATTAATGTatttataactaaaataagtctagatacaacgaTTTCGAGGATAAAGTATTTCCGGATAGGGAGTAACCTGCTACCAGTCTCTCGTCTCTCCCCCTTTCTCTCTCTGTGGACACAGCGGCGACCCGCAACAGAGCCCAACCACCTGCGGCGCGACCTAGCCGGCGAGCGGCGGCAACCAcaggtccggcgaggggcggcgttcAGGTAACAGCCTCTCCCCTGCCTACATTTATCCGCTTCTCCCCTTGCCTATTGCTGCTCTTTTAACCTAAAATCTGAGATCGTGGGGATTTCCTGTCCTTTTCTTCCTAACCAACGCGCGATTCTCGTTCGCTGCTGAATGCGAGCAACCAAACCCGAGTCTTTCTTTGCAAGGACCCATCTAGTCGCGTTCTAGGTTCGATTGTTCTTGCAGAAACTTGCTTTCCCCCAAATTTTGGGGGTTTACCTGAAGTCCTAAAAACCCCACTCGTTGCTTCTAGTCCACCTGCcgaggagaggagggagacgacatccATGCATTCCCTGGTTATTAACGGGGTCAAAGAAGTATTATTCATGTTGCGCGCAGGTCAGGAAACTTTTTCCCGATGTCCAAAACTCCGCCTTGAAATTGTATGGCGTTTCAAGtctgaaatgttgcaggttcagaGGAAAGATGATCTGGGTGCTTCGTTCAGTAATGTCTCCTTTGTTAGTTATCCGACACCGGACCTAGTTCTTGCATATACTGCTGCTTTTGTTCTTTAATTGTGTTTGAAATGCTTTCAAGCTCTCCTAACAAAGCCTTGCACCGCCTCGGCGGCGGCCTCGGATTGCAATGCATTCATGACTCTGTGGGGCAGGGCCTTGCCTTTGCATTGTGTGGGTGGCGACCTGGTGCTGTGTGGGTAGCGAGTTCGTTGACCAGGTCGACGCGACCCAAGGGGTCGGTCTGGCTGGCACATCGAGGCAGTGGCCTCGGATTTTGGCGCGTCGTTTGTGGTCTGCAGGCGGGCGTCTCGTGTAGCATGGGCTATAAGGCGTCAGTTTTCTGCAGCGGTGCGGCTCACCTACATGCAGTGGAagtcggagcggcggctccggatCCGAGGGTGTGTGTTTTGGTGCGGTTGTAGCCTTGTGTCGTGTGGTCGACGAGGCTTTGTCGCTTGTGCGTTTTTTGGCCTAGTTTCCCTTATAAACTGGGCTGCTATGATCGGTTTTTGatccggttttccttataaactggatcaaaCTCTTGCCATGTTGGCCACTTTATATTCAGATGGGgaacccccacccccccaccccccgtgGTGATTCTCAAAATTAAAAAACAAAGCTTTGCACAGAATTTTGTGCCGACAGGAAGCACATATGTATTGATGGTCAGTATGTTGATAGCCATTGTAAATCCGTGCCCGCCTTTTGGTCATTGTATTGGGCTATGTCCCCTGTTAAAGTTAGCATCAATCATGGCAGAAATCTAGTAGTACTAATAGTTGGAGCATTTGAATGCTGATAAATTTCTGAAATCTTTCCACACTAAGGGACCGCCGCAAGAAACGTCTTCTCTGATTTTGAGTTGCAAGTAGGCAAATGAACTAGCAGGAACAAACTTCTGTATACACGGTTAGTCGTTAAAGGCCCCAAAACCGGTATGTCTGCGCATGTCAAATGCACGCAGAGTTGTTTGATTACTTTGGTGTGCTGCGCGGTGAAATGGGTTGCACGGTGAAACCGGTAGATACATAACggtcttaatacaaaaggtagaaACGGCATTGCCCCAGTTGCTTGTAGAAACACATTTATTTCCTCTTTAGGATTTTATCTGTTGCTCCTAATTTAATGTTATGTCCCCTGTTAAAGTTAGCATCAATTATGGTAGAAATCTAGTGGTACTAATAGTTGGAGCCTTTGAATGCTGATATATTTCTGAAATCTTTGCACACTAACGGACCGCCGAAGAAATGTCCTCTCTGATTTTGAGTTGCGAGTAGGCAAATGAACTAGCAGGAACAAACTTCTGTATACACGGTTAGTCGTCACAGGGCCCAAAACCGGTATGTCTGCGCATGTCAAATGCACATAGAGTTGTTTGATTACCTTGTTGTGCCCCGCGGTGAAATGGTTCCTGCTCTCTGCAATGAGAAAAGAATGCCGAGGTTACCTCTGTCAACTATagtttgttttgagatttgtgcgaAGTTTCTATATAAGTATGCTGCAGCACAACTCTTTTAATGCATTTATATAAATTGACCAAAACCACACTTATTCTGCAATTGCGGAGTACAACTTATAGCAACTAACTATAAATTTCTGAGAAGTATAACGTAGAAGTGAAAAGCCATAGTTTTGAGCTTTTAGTGTAGCATGCCTAATAGTTGTTGTAGATACATAACGGTCTTAATACAAAAGGTGGAAACGGCGTTGCCTCTTTAGGATTTTACTAGTTACCCTTCAATGTTATGACAGTATATTTGCAATAATATGTTCTCTATAGCAGAAGAAATGCGCTTTAAATTTTCCCTGCCCTGTAAAACCTTAAGCATGTTTCCCTATCATATTCAGTGAAGAATTGCTGCACCACTTGAAGGCTGATATTCATGTACAATTTTGACTTTTGGCAGGTCGTCAACCATGGTTTTCCTTCAGGAAGAGATGTCTTGGAACGTGCTGATCTCACCGGACCAGCTGAGCCCCAAGGGCCTGCTGCTCCGCAAGTCCATCATCGTGCGTCTTCTGGAGGACGTCACCAACAGGAAGGCCTCCAAGGAGCATGGCTACTACATTGCTGTAAACGAGCTGAAGACAATCTCTGAAGGGAAGGTTCGTGAGCTGACCGGAGACGTTCTTTTCCCGGTCACATTCACCTGCATCACCCAGAGGCCTATGAAGGGGGAGATCTTGGTCGGCTCCGTGGAGAAGATCCTCAAGCACGGTGTCTTCCTCAAATCGGGGCCGATTGAAAGCATCTTCCTGTCGGAGAAATCGATGAGCGACTACAAGTACATGGGCGGCGAGAACCCCATGTTCATGAATGACCACTCGAAGCTGGAGAGGGACACCGCTGTGCGCTTCAAGGTCATGGGGTTCCGCTGGATGGAGGCAGACCGCCAGTTCCAGCTCCTTGCGTCGCTGGCTGGTGATTTCCTCGGGCCGCTGTGAGCTGCTCCGGAGATGCTAAACCTGGCCCCTGCTGTACATTTTGTTAtcctggtggtggtggatgaactTTGCTGTTGTGATGGCCGGTGGCACATGGTTGCCGTGACTTTTCGCAGTGTCTTGAACTCATCAGTGTAGTGTGATG
This DNA window, taken from Triticum aestivum cultivar Chinese Spring chromosome 1D, IWGSC CS RefSeq v2.1, whole genome shotgun sequence, encodes the following:
- the LOC123180588 gene encoding DNA-directed RNA polymerase V subunit 7 → MVFLQEEMSWNVLISPDQLSPKGLLLRKSIIVRLLEDVTNRKASKEHGYYIAVNELKTISEGKVRELTGDVLFPVTFTCITQRPMKGEILVGSVEKILKHGVFLKSGPIESIFLSEKSMSDYKYMGGENPMFMNDHSKLERDTAVRFKVMGFRWMEADRQFQLLASLAGDFLGPL